A section of the Ancylothrix sp. D3o genome encodes:
- a CDS encoding NACHT domain-containing NTPase: MDIFNTNPLTSEDWQNICRQNLAIQKQLTTNLFNNPYGMTPELSEIYIPVSIKAEHSFTCTTEKCFFEEVFQQGKSQLTQGKRIALIGKRGSGKTTRLQKIADFILEQKLGLPIWISWADLTQPTITQYIEEVWIKQTSPSLTIDELTQQKEQIWLLFDGWDEMISRLERHQISALLGEWMQAARVVVTCRLNVWEGDKNAWLFST, translated from the coding sequence ATGGATATTTTCAATACCAACCCATTGACATCAGAAGACTGGCAAAATATCTGTCGGCAAAACTTAGCAATACAAAAACAACTCACTACCAACCTCTTCAACAATCCCTACGGGATGACACCGGAACTCAGTGAAATTTATATCCCCGTATCGATTAAGGCAGAACACAGCTTTACTTGTACTACTGAAAAATGTTTCTTTGAGGAGGTATTTCAACAAGGGAAAAGCCAACTTACTCAAGGGAAGAGAATTGCGCTTATTGGCAAACGTGGTTCGGGGAAAACCACGCGGTTACAGAAGATAGCCGATTTTATTTTAGAGCAAAAATTAGGGTTGCCAATTTGGATCTCTTGGGCAGATTTAACTCAACCAACGATTACCCAATATATCGAAGAAGTTTGGATCAAACAAACAAGTCCAAGTCTCACAATTGACGAACTCACCCAACAGAAAGAACAAATTTGGCTATTGTTTGATGGGTGGGATGAAATGATATCAAGACTGGAAAGGCATCAAATCTCGGCACTTTTGGGGGAATGGATGCAAGCGGCGCGTGTGGTGGTGACTTGCCGACTGAATGTC